From the Silurus meridionalis isolate SWU-2019-XX chromosome 5, ASM1480568v1, whole genome shotgun sequence genome, one window contains:
- the LOC124386125 gene encoding uncharacterized protein LOC124386125, producing the protein MPAFWYFILIFSTMYTVEPGGRLVSAQSLTEPPVYQPDKELSVDIGDSATLRCCVSEKNVMMAWFKQPTRKKPQTIVRFFSASGETFNDGFEKSHFQIERSTNCFNLTILNTTQSDEATYYCALSKPIIVFAEGTYLKIKGINVTISSETSKPDLFDNSVMCEPTLHENINSQEKTVLSLGTALGVCALLISCLTYFLLRRRKCNQLKPSIESTSAMKQKHVQEIRLGEVGWGPSVNSHFHVSPEMFSRVQVNLRFTLRS; encoded by the exons atgccTGCATTCTGGTATTTCATTTTGATCTTCAGCACCATGT ataCAGTAGAACCTGGTGGACGCTTGGTTTCTGCACAATCCCTCACAGAGCCACCAGTTTATCAGCCTGATAAAGAGCTCAGTGTGGATATCGGAGACTCGGCTACTCTGCGCTGTTGTGTTTCTGAAAAGAATGTGATGATGGCCTGGTTCAAGCAACCAACAAGAAAAAAGCCTCAAACCATCGTCAGGTTCTTTTCAGCTTCTGGAGAAACATTTAACGATGGATTTGAAAAGTCTCATTTCCAAATAGAAAGATCTACAAACTGCTTCAATCTGACCATTTTAAACACCACTCAGTCTGATGAAGCCACGTACTACTGTGCACTATCCAAACCCATCATTGTGTTCGCAGAAGGaacttatttaaaaattaaag GTATAAATGTTACAATTTCATCAGAAACGTCTAAACCAGATTTGTTTGATAATTCAGTGATGTGTGAACCAACACTACATGAAAACATCAACTCACAAGAGAAAACAG TGCTCAGTttgggaacagctttgggtgTCTGTGCACTTCTGATTTCCTGCCTCACTTATTTTCTACTGAGGAGAAGAAAATGTAATCAGT tgAAGCCATCCATAGAAAGTACTTCTGCAATGAAGCAGAAACATGTTCAGGAAATTAGA CTGGGTGAGGTTGGATGGGGACCATCAGTGAACAGCCACTTCCATGTCTCTCCTGAGATGTTCAGCAGGGTGCAG GTGAACCTTCGCTTCACTCTGAGGTCCTGA